In the Oxobacter pfennigii genome, one interval contains:
- a CDS encoding pyridoxal phosphate-dependent aminotransferase, whose protein sequence is MNYISRIALNLKSSSIRNMYNMANTMENVVSFAIGEPDFTTAANIIEASNKALMDGQTHYTTNAGILPLRQAIANKLRNKNNVNVKPDDVIITAGGMEALMLCMMTILDPGDEVIVTDPFWSNHPSQIIMCGAIPKFVKVYEEDGFVYNPDNIKNAINKNTKALLINSPSNPTGGVADEEVLKEIAKIAIENDLIVISDEVYQHLVYDDAKFMSIAAFPGMKERTVIIDSFSKTYAMTGWRIGYAAGASQIIQYMTKLQENVVSCVNTPSQYAAIEALEGPQDYLHYMLSKYTERRKLVVEGINSIDRLSCIKPKGAFYAFMNIKETHLSSEEFAVTLLKNKGVVVVPGSGFGEAGEGYVRVSYATSEENIIEGLKRIKSFVECL, encoded by the coding sequence ATGAATTACATATCAAGAATAGCCCTTAATCTCAAATCTTCTTCCATCAGAAATATGTACAATATGGCAAATACTATGGAAAATGTGGTGAGCTTTGCCATAGGAGAACCGGATTTTACAACAGCAGCAAATATAATTGAGGCTTCAAACAAAGCTTTAATGGACGGTCAGACACATTATACAACAAATGCAGGAATATTGCCTTTAAGACAAGCTATTGCTAATAAGCTAAGAAATAAAAACAATGTGAATGTAAAACCTGATGATGTTATTATAACTGCCGGAGGAATGGAAGCATTAATGCTTTGCATGATGACCATACTTGACCCCGGTGATGAAGTAATTGTGACCGACCCATTCTGGTCAAACCATCCTTCCCAAATAATCATGTGCGGGGCTATACCAAAGTTCGTAAAGGTATATGAAGAAGACGGATTCGTGTATAATCCTGATAATATTAAAAATGCAATAAATAAAAATACCAAAGCCCTTCTTATAAATTCACCCTCCAATCCGACGGGCGGGGTGGCAGATGAAGAGGTATTAAAAGAAATTGCAAAAATAGCCATAGAAAATGACCTCATCGTAATTTCCGATGAAGTATATCAGCATCTTGTTTACGACGATGCCAAATTCATGAGCATAGCAGCTTTCCCTGGAATGAAGGAAAGGACAGTGATAATTGACAGCTTTTCAAAAACCTATGCCATGACAGGCTGGAGGATTGGATATGCGGCAGGGGCCAGTCAAATAATTCAATACATGACAAAGCTTCAGGAAAATGTGGTGTCCTGCGTCAATACGCCATCACAGTATGCTGCAATAGAAGCCTTGGAAGGCCCCCAGGATTATCTTCATTACATGCTTTCCAAATATACTGAAAGAAGAAAGCTGGTAGTTGAGGGGATTAACAGTATTGACAGATTATCCTGTATCAAACCTAAAGGAGCTTTTTATGCCTTTATGAATATAAAGGAAACCCATCTTAGCTCCGAGGAATTTGCTGTAACCCTTTTAAAGAACAAAGGAGTTGTCGTCGTTCCCGGCTCGGGATTCGGAGAGGCAGGAGAAGGTTACGTCAGGGTTTCCTATGCCACATCCGAGGAAAATATAATTGAAGGCTTAAAAAGGATAAAATCCTTTGTGGAATGCTTGTGA
- a CDS encoding biotin/lipoyl-containing protein: MRKFNIKVNGKAYEVEVEEVSGSMNSIREAIHPQAALSSEIAANIIEIPKMEDKAAPAVTAAPPAQVTDKAGQSIKSPMPGTILSVNVNSGDLVSKGQVIFILEAMKMENEIMAPTAGKIAEIKVSKGSSVNAGDTLAIIQ, from the coding sequence ATGAGGAAGTTTAATATAAAAGTAAACGGTAAGGCTTATGAAGTGGAAGTAGAGGAAGTAAGCGGGAGTATGAACAGTATTCGTGAAGCTATACATCCTCAAGCGGCTTTGTCTTCGGAAATAGCAGCAAACATCATTGAGATTCCAAAGATGGAAGACAAAGCTGCTCCGGCAGTTACCGCGGCACCGCCGGCCCAGGTGACGGATAAAGCCGGACAGTCTATAAAAAGCCCCATGCCAGGGACCATTTTGTCTGTTAACGTAAATTCCGGAGATCTGGTAAGCAAGGGTCAGGTAATTTTTATACTTGAAGCTATGAAGATGGAAAATGAAATAATGGCGCCTACGGCTGGAAAAATTGCAGAGATTAAAGTGTCAAAAGGCTCATCAGTCAATGCTGGCGATACTCTTGCCATAATACAATAG
- a CDS encoding OadG family protein — MLEKLEFLVSIILISMTIVSVVLILLSSLIRMQKYFFKSFDYGASEKKNEEKDTNKPALGNTKEDELAAVITSAIAAVLGEPASSIVVKSIRQVQPIPSAWIVSARQEQVSRLR, encoded by the coding sequence ATGCTTGAAAAGCTGGAGTTTTTAGTAAGTATAATATTAATTTCCATGACAATAGTTTCTGTGGTCTTAATATTACTGAGCTCTTTGATACGTATGCAAAAGTATTTTTTTAAAAGCTTCGATTATGGAGCAAGTGAGAAAAAAAATGAAGAAAAGGATACAAATAAACCTGCACTTGGCAATACAAAGGAGGATGAACTGGCTGCTGTTATAACATCGGCAATAGCTGCAGTTTTAGGGGAACCTGCTTCAAGCATAGTGGTAAAATCCATAAGACAGGTTCAGCCTATACCGTCAGCCTGGATAGTGTCGGCAAGGCAGGAGCAGGTATCAAGATTACGATGA
- a CDS encoding acyl-CoA carboxylase subunit beta yields the protein MSKVEELAAVKEKIQEGGGQTELDKQHGRGKLSARERIEYLFDKDSFIEVDSLVKLKSYGVAKAAAEGVITGYGTIEGRLSFIYSQDFTVLEGSLGEMHAQKICKIMDMAAKMGAPVIGIIDSNGARIQEGIDALAGYGEIFFKNTRLSGVVPQISIILGPCAGCAAYSPALTDFTFMVNGISHMFLTGPQIIKAVTGEEISIENLGGAQVHNSISGAAHFISQNEKECLDKVKELLGYLPSNNLESPPLIKNNDDLNRMVPEFDRFMPNDITEAYDMRDIIKRIVDEEKFLEVQPYFAFNIITGYGRINGKTIGIVGNQPAKMGGCIDIDASDKSARFIRICDAFNIPVLTFVDAHGFLPGVKQEQGGIIRHGAKMLYAYSQATVPKVTLIVGKAYGGAYIAMGSKELGADIVYAWPGVKIAVMAPEAAANIIFKEEIEESSDWEAARQEKIKEYSDEFASPYIAAEKGYVDDIITPSESRQRLAAAFEMLQNKREAGLPKKHGNFPV from the coding sequence ATGAGTAAAGTTGAAGAATTGGCAGCAGTGAAAGAAAAAATTCAGGAGGGCGGTGGACAGACTGAACTAGATAAGCAGCATGGAAGGGGCAAGCTCTCAGCCCGGGAAAGGATAGAATACCTTTTTGACAAGGACAGCTTTATTGAGGTTGATTCTTTAGTAAAGCTTAAAAGCTATGGCGTGGCAAAGGCAGCCGCAGAAGGTGTAATAACAGGCTATGGAACCATTGAGGGCCGCCTTAGTTTCATATATTCCCAGGATTTTACCGTTTTAGAAGGCTCCCTTGGTGAAATGCATGCCCAAAAAATATGCAAGATAATGGATATGGCGGCAAAGATGGGTGCACCGGTCATAGGCATTATTGATTCTAACGGTGCAAGAATACAGGAAGGAATAGACGCATTGGCAGGTTACGGTGAAATATTTTTTAAAAACACCAGGCTTTCAGGTGTAGTGCCTCAGATATCCATAATCCTGGGCCCTTGCGCCGGATGTGCTGCATACTCTCCGGCATTGACGGATTTTACATTCATGGTGAATGGTATAAGCCATATGTTTTTAACGGGACCCCAAATTATAAAAGCTGTTACAGGTGAAGAAATATCCATAGAGAACTTAGGCGGGGCACAGGTTCACAACAGTATTTCAGGGGCAGCTCATTTCATATCTCAAAATGAAAAGGAATGTTTGGATAAGGTAAAAGAGCTTTTAGGTTATCTGCCTTCAAATAATTTGGAAAGCCCGCCTTTAATTAAGAATAATGATGATTTAAACAGGATGGTACCTGAATTTGATAGATTTATGCCGAATGATATCACCGAGGCTTATGATATGAGAGACATAATAAAGAGAATAGTCGATGAAGAAAAATTTTTAGAAGTGCAGCCTTATTTTGCTTTTAACATAATAACAGGTTATGGCAGGATAAACGGAAAAACCATAGGTATTGTTGGAAATCAGCCGGCTAAAATGGGAGGATGTATAGATATAGATGCCTCGGATAAGTCCGCGCGATTTATAAGGATATGCGATGCTTTCAATATCCCTGTTTTAACTTTTGTGGATGCACATGGATTTCTTCCAGGTGTAAAACAAGAGCAGGGAGGAATTATAAGGCATGGTGCAAAAATGCTTTATGCTTATTCACAAGCAACAGTGCCCAAGGTCACTCTCATAGTGGGAAAGGCGTACGGAGGAGCATACATTGCCATGGGCAGCAAAGAGCTGGGGGCGGATATTGTATATGCATGGCCCGGTGTTAAAATCGCTGTTATGGCACCTGAGGCGGCGGCAAATATAATATTTAAGGAAGAGATCGAGGAATCTTCTGACTGGGAGGCAGCAAGGCAGGAAAAGATTAAAGAATACAGCGATGAATTTGCATCTCCATATATTGCTGCAGAGAAAGGCTATGTAGATGATATAATTACACCTTCAGAATCAAGGCAAAGGCTGGCAGCAGCCTTTGAAATGCTGCAGAATAAAAGAGAAGCAGGTCTTCCTAAAAAGCATGGGAATTTTCCCGTGTAA
- the hutI gene encoding imidazolonepropionase, whose protein sequence is MSIVIKNINELVTLSGNAPRCGSEMSEVEIIENGWILIEDDYIKDLGQGDVKVSDNTKIIDAKDKTVTPGLIDPHTHLIHGGSREHELEMKLMGVPYIDILKKGGGILSTVKATRAMSKEELKKKVKKSMDKMLLHGTTTCESKSGYGLNFEDEVKCLELIRELKGDHPLTLVPTYMGAHAVPLEYRDTREKYIELMIDKVIPYIAQQGLAEFIDCFCEEGVFSIEESRRILNCGKNYGLKIKIHGDEIEPMGGTELAAELNAVSAEHLLATSEKGMIAMQRKGVMPVLLPATSFYLMLNKYADAKRMMELNLPIALATDYNPGTCPTESLQTVMTFACFGMKLTPKEIITAMTINAACAIGKQDTIGSIAPGKKADIVIFDAPNLNYFIYHFGINHVDSVIKNGRVVVDNKKLVY, encoded by the coding sequence TTGAGTATTGTAATAAAGAATATAAATGAGCTTGTAACACTTTCGGGTAATGCTCCAAGGTGCGGCAGCGAAATGTCCGAGGTTGAGATAATTGAAAATGGATGGATACTAATTGAAGATGATTATATAAAAGACTTAGGACAAGGGGATGTAAAGGTTAGTGATAACACAAAGATCATAGACGCCAAAGACAAAACCGTGACACCGGGCCTTATCGACCCCCACACCCACCTTATACACGGGGGCTCAAGAGAGCATGAGCTCGAAATGAAGCTTATGGGAGTACCTTACATTGATATACTTAAAAAAGGCGGAGGCATATTAAGCACCGTTAAAGCTACCAGGGCAATGAGCAAAGAGGAGCTCAAAAAAAAGGTTAAGAAAAGTATGGATAAAATGCTTCTTCACGGCACCACAACCTGTGAATCAAAATCCGGCTACGGTCTTAATTTTGAAGATGAGGTAAAATGCTTGGAGCTCATTAGAGAGTTAAAAGGTGATCATCCACTGACTCTTGTTCCCACCTACATGGGAGCCCATGCAGTGCCTTTGGAATACAGGGATACAAGAGAAAAATACATAGAGCTTATGATTGATAAGGTAATACCCTATATAGCCCAGCAAGGATTGGCGGAATTTATCGATTGTTTTTGTGAGGAAGGGGTATTTTCAATAGAAGAATCTAGAAGGATACTAAATTGCGGCAAGAACTATGGATTGAAAATTAAAATTCACGGAGACGAAATAGAACCCATGGGAGGGACTGAGCTTGCCGCAGAGCTTAACGCAGTATCAGCAGAGCACCTTTTGGCAACTTCGGAAAAGGGCATGATTGCCATGCAGCGTAAAGGAGTTATGCCTGTGCTTTTACCGGCAACTTCCTTTTATCTCATGCTTAATAAATATGCAGATGCTAAAAGGATGATGGAATTAAACTTGCCCATAGCACTGGCAACGGATTACAATCCGGGAACCTGTCCGACGGAATCCCTGCAGACGGTTATGACCTTTGCCTGCTTCGGGATGAAATTAACTCCAAAAGAAATTATAACAGCCATGACCATAAATGCAGCCTGTGCTATTGGAAAACAGGATACCATAGGAAGCATAGCACCGGGGAAGAAAGCAGACATAGTAATTTTTGATGCGCCAAATCTCAATTATTTTATTTATCATTTTGGCATAAATCATGTGGATAGTGTGATTAAAAATGGCAGAGTGGTTGTTGATAACAAGAAACTGGTATATTAA
- a CDS encoding cyclodeaminase/cyclohydrolase family protein, with translation MLINMTLSEFIDETASNSPAPGGGSASALAGALGASLSSMVAELSMGKEMDEGTKNKAKGTIRICKDLIRELKEGVDKDTQAFNRVMDAFKMPKATEDEKNKRSEAIQEAMKEAAELPYETALLCIDVMNVALDMLKAGNKNAASDAAVSGFMGYAALNGAVYNIKINLNSIKDTEYANEMRAQAQGLIKEGDLLLEKIKSAAKETIG, from the coding sequence ATGTTAATAAACATGACCTTAAGTGAGTTCATAGACGAAACTGCGTCAAATTCCCCCGCCCCGGGAGGCGGAAGTGCTTCTGCCCTAGCCGGTGCCTTGGGCGCGTCCCTTTCCTCAATGGTGGCGGAACTGTCCATGGGAAAGGAAATGGACGAAGGCACAAAGAACAAGGCAAAAGGGACCATAAGAATATGCAAGGATTTGATTAGAGAGTTAAAGGAGGGGGTGGATAAGGACACTCAGGCCTTTAACAGGGTTATGGATGCTTTTAAGATGCCAAAGGCAACGGAGGATGAAAAAAATAAAAGGTCGGAGGCTATACAGGAAGCAATGAAGGAAGCTGCCGAGCTTCCATATGAGACCGCCCTTTTATGCATAGATGTGATGAATGTGGCTTTGGATATGCTGAAAGCAGGGAATAAAAACGCCGCCAGTGATGCGGCTGTCTCAGGATTTATGGGATATGCGGCATTAAATGGGGCTGTGTATAATATAAAAATAAATTTAAACAGCATAAAGGACACGGAATACGCAAATGAAATGAGGGCACAAGCACAAGGACTTATAAAAGAAGGAGATTTGCTCCTTGAAAAAATAAAGTCAGCAGCTAAAGAAACTATAGGTTAG
- the ftcD gene encoding glutamate formimidoyltransferase: MAKIIECVPNFSEGRNKEVIEAIVDEVRKAKGVKLLDYSWDYDHNRTVVTFVGGPDDVKAAAFNLAKKASELIDMSIHQGGHPRMGATDVVPFIPVSEVTVDECVEIAKEVGKRIGEELNIPVYLYEDAATKPDRQNLADVRKGQYEGFFEKIKKGEWKPDFGPQIMNVKSGATAVGVRVPLIAYNINLGTNDISIADKIAKAIRYIGGGLRYVKAMGVKLQERNIVQVSMNIVNYEKTSIYRAFEMVKMEAQRYGVPVLGSELVGLAPMKALLDCAEYYLQLENFNIDQILEKRIEN, from the coding sequence ATGGCAAAAATTATTGAGTGTGTACCCAATTTCAGTGAAGGAAGAAATAAGGAAGTTATCGAGGCCATCGTTGATGAAGTAAGGAAGGCCAAAGGGGTAAAGCTTCTTGATTACTCCTGGGATTATGACCATAACAGGACGGTGGTCACTTTTGTAGGAGGTCCTGACGATGTGAAGGCTGCCGCCTTCAATCTGGCTAAAAAGGCCTCGGAGCTTATCGATATGTCCATACACCAGGGTGGACATCCCAGGATGGGAGCAACGGATGTAGTTCCTTTCATACCCGTATCGGAGGTAACTGTTGATGAATGCGTTGAAATTGCAAAAGAAGTTGGAAAAAGAATAGGAGAAGAACTTAATATCCCCGTATATTTATATGAGGATGCAGCAACAAAGCCTGACAGGCAGAATCTTGCCGATGTAAGGAAGGGACAGTATGAAGGATTTTTTGAAAAGATAAAAAAAGGAGAATGGAAGCCGGATTTCGGCCCTCAAATTATGAATGTAAAATCCGGCGCCACGGCGGTGGGAGTAAGAGTCCCACTTATCGCATACAATATAAATTTAGGAACCAATGATATATCAATTGCAGATAAAATAGCAAAGGCAATAAGGTATATAGGCGGCGGATTAAGATATGTAAAGGCCATGGGAGTAAAGCTTCAGGAGAGGAATATTGTCCAGGTGTCTATGAACATAGTAAATTACGAAAAAACGTCCATATACAGGGCTTTTGAAATGGTGAAAATGGAGGCTCAAAGATACGGAGTTCCTGTATTGGGCAGCGAGCTTGTTGGATTAGCCCCTATGAAGGCATTATTGGATTGCGCCGAATATTACCTTCAGCTTGAGAATTTCAACATAGATCAGATACTTGAGAAAAGAATAGAAAATTAG
- a CDS encoding urocanate hydratase, translated as MMNNIDISKAMSVKLDSLLPPMPKLAEGIRRAPDRGFTLNKGQTVTALKNALRYIPEELHEKIAPEFLEELKTRGRIYGYRFRPEGRIYGKPIDEYKGNCIEGKAFQVMMDNNLDFDVALYPYELVTYGETGQVCQNWMQYNLIKKYLEIMTDHQTLVVESGHPLGLFRSKPEAPRVIITNAMMVGMFDNFESWHIAEQMGVANYGQMTAGGWMYIGPQGIVHGTFNTILNAGRKKLGIAPDEDLRGHLFVTSGLGGMSGAQPKAIEIAKGVGIIAEVDYSRIKTRFDQGWVTKITDDLDEAFKLAFEYMKKKEAISIAYHGNIVDLLEYAVNKNIHIELLSDQTSCHAVYEGGYCPQGLSFEDRTKLLKSDRKKFKECADESLKNHYEFIKILVDRGTYFFDYGNSFMKAVYDAGVKEIAKNGVDERDGFIFPSYVEDIMGPELFDFGYGPFRWVCLSGKHEDLISTDKAAMDCIDAGRRGQDRDNYIWIRDAEKNKLVVGTQARILYQDAEGRMKIALKFNEMVRKGEIGPVMLGRDHHDVSGTDSPFRETANIKDGSNVMADMAVQCFAGNGARGMSLIALHNGGGVGIGKAINGGFGLVLDGSTRVDEIIKSAVVWDVMGGVARRAWARNENSITTSLEYNKNNKDTDNITLPFIPREGLVEDLVQEIF; from the coding sequence ATGATGAACAACATAGATATCTCAAAGGCTATGTCAGTTAAGCTTGATAGTTTACTGCCCCCTATGCCAAAACTTGCAGAGGGAATAAGAAGGGCGCCGGACAGGGGATTTACCCTTAATAAGGGGCAAACTGTAACAGCTCTAAAGAACGCACTGCGGTACATACCAGAAGAACTTCATGAAAAAATAGCCCCTGAGTTTTTAGAAGAGCTGAAAACCAGAGGCCGGATATATGGCTATAGATTCCGTCCGGAGGGAAGAATTTACGGAAAGCCTATTGATGAGTATAAGGGAAACTGTATAGAAGGGAAAGCCTTTCAGGTTATGATGGACAACAACCTTGATTTTGATGTGGCCCTATATCCCTATGAGCTTGTTACATACGGCGAAACAGGACAGGTATGTCAGAACTGGATGCAATACAATCTTATAAAAAAATACCTTGAGATAATGACGGATCACCAAACCCTTGTAGTTGAATCAGGACATCCATTGGGACTATTCAGGTCAAAACCCGAGGCTCCCAGGGTTATAATTACAAATGCCATGATGGTGGGGATGTTTGATAATTTTGAATCCTGGCATATTGCAGAACAGATGGGTGTTGCAAATTACGGGCAGATGACGGCAGGGGGCTGGATGTATATAGGTCCCCAGGGAATAGTCCATGGAACCTTTAATACTATACTCAATGCAGGGAGAAAGAAATTGGGAATAGCTCCCGACGAGGATTTAAGGGGGCATTTGTTTGTAACCTCGGGGTTGGGCGGAATGAGCGGCGCCCAGCCAAAAGCCATAGAAATTGCAAAGGGTGTAGGCATAATTGCAGAGGTTGATTATTCCAGAATAAAGACGAGGTTTGACCAGGGGTGGGTAACCAAGATAACGGATGATTTAGATGAAGCATTTAAGCTGGCCTTTGAATATATGAAGAAAAAAGAAGCCATTTCAATTGCCTATCATGGAAATATAGTGGACCTTTTAGAATATGCAGTAAATAAAAACATACATATAGAGCTTTTATCCGATCAGACCTCCTGCCATGCAGTTTATGAAGGAGGATACTGCCCCCAGGGTTTATCCTTTGAAGACAGGACAAAGCTTTTAAAAAGCGACAGGAAAAAATTCAAAGAGTGTGCAGATGAATCCTTAAAGAATCATTACGAGTTTATAAAGATTCTTGTCGACAGGGGCACATACTTTTTTGATTATGGCAACAGCTTCATGAAGGCGGTATATGATGCCGGAGTTAAGGAAATTGCAAAAAACGGAGTTGATGAAAGGGACGGATTTATCTTCCCATCATATGTTGAGGATATAATGGGTCCGGAGCTTTTCGATTTCGGATACGGGCCTTTCAGATGGGTGTGCTTAAGCGGGAAGCACGAAGACCTGATAAGTACGGATAAGGCAGCCATGGATTGCATTGATGCGGGCAGGAGAGGACAGGACAGGGATAATTATATATGGATAAGAGACGCTGAAAAGAACAAGCTGGTGGTGGGAACCCAGGCCAGGATCCTTTATCAGGATGCAGAAGGCAGGATGAAGATAGCCTTGAAATTCAACGAAATGGTGAGAAAGGGAGAAATAGGCCCTGTTATGCTTGGGAGAGATCATCACGATGTCAGCGGCACCGATTCGCCCTTCAGGGAAACTGCCAATATTAAGGACGGGAGCAATGTAATGGCAGACATGGCTGTACAGTGCTTTGCAGGAAATGGTGCAAGGGGCATGAGCCTTATAGCCCTTCATAACGGCGGGGGAGTAGGTATAGGAAAAGCCATAAACGGAGGTTTCGGATTGGTCCTTGACGGAAGCACAAGGGTAGATGAAATAATAAAATCAGCTGTTGTATGGGATGTAATGGGAGGCGTGGCAAGAAGAGCATGGGCACGAAATGAAAATTCTATAACAACAAGCCTGGAGTACAATAAAAATAACAAGGATACCGATAATATAACCCTTCCTTTTATACCAAGGGAAGGCTTGGTAGAGGATTTGGTGCAGGAAATATTTTAA
- a CDS encoding ArgE/DapE family deacylase encodes MYNISIDEKELLQVLKDMISIESVNPSLCPGGAGEAKIAEYIGNYLKSIGLDVKYQEINKGRVNVIGILKGSGGGKSLMLNGHTDTVSIEGMDIEPLNPVYKDGKVYGRGSIDMKGGLASMIGAAKALINGNIKLKGDVYFTFVADEEYESIGTEEIVKEYKADGAVVCEPTDLKVCVAHKGFAWIKIEIFGKAAHGSIPQYGVDAILKAGKILSEIDKLSESLLNSKKHKLLGTPSVHCSIIKGGTELSTYPYYCTIEIERRTIPGESYETVNEEIKNILDKIASGDTDFKCKYEIFFHRPPLEVSLEEPVVKVLMEVAGDIYKKEPGIMGMSGWLDSSILDKASIPAVIFGPSGEGLHAATEYVDFASVVDTSKVLANTIIKFCGSV; translated from the coding sequence ATGTATAATATTTCTATTGATGAAAAAGAATTGTTACAGGTATTAAAAGACATGATAAGTATTGAATCCGTCAATCCATCTTTATGCCCGGGAGGTGCCGGAGAAGCTAAAATCGCAGAGTATATAGGGAACTATCTTAAAAGTATAGGACTTGACGTAAAATATCAGGAGATAAATAAAGGACGGGTCAATGTCATAGGTATACTTAAAGGCAGCGGCGGAGGTAAAAGCCTTATGTTAAACGGTCATACAGATACCGTAAGCATAGAAGGAATGGATATAGAGCCTCTTAATCCTGTGTATAAGGACGGGAAGGTGTACGGCAGAGGGTCAATAGACATGAAAGGCGGCTTGGCCTCAATGATAGGAGCAGCCAAAGCCTTAATTAACGGTAATATTAAACTTAAAGGAGATGTTTATTTTACCTTTGTAGCCGATGAGGAGTATGAAAGCATAGGCACCGAGGAAATAGTTAAAGAATATAAAGCAGATGGGGCTGTTGTTTGCGAGCCTACGGATTTAAAGGTATGTGTTGCCCATAAAGGCTTTGCATGGATTAAGATTGAAATCTTCGGAAAAGCCGCACATGGGAGCATTCCTCAATATGGAGTAGATGCAATCCTTAAAGCCGGAAAGATTTTAAGTGAAATAGATAAGCTCAGTGAAAGCCTTTTAAACAGTAAAAAGCATAAACTTTTAGGGACGCCGTCAGTGCATTGCTCCATTATAAAAGGAGGCACCGAACTTAGCACTTATCCCTATTATTGTACAATTGAGATAGAGAGAAGGACAATACCCGGTGAGAGCTATGAAACGGTAAATGAGGAGATTAAAAATATCCTTGATAAAATAGCTTCAGGAGATACGGATTTTAAATGCAAATATGAAATATTCTTTCACAGGCCTCCCCTTGAGGTATCACTGGAGGAGCCGGTGGTAAAAGTCCTTATGGAGGTTGCTGGTGACATATATAAAAAAGAGCCGGGAATAATGGGGATGAGCGGCTGGCTGGATTCCTCAATACTTGATAAAGCAAGTATACCAGCGGTAATATTCGGTCCTTCAGGAGAAGGCCTTCATGCGGCTACAGAGTACGTTGATTTTGCTTCAGTGGTGGATACCTCAAAGGTATTGGCTAATACCATAATCAAATTTTGCGGCAGTGTGTAA
- a CDS encoding GNAT family N-acetyltransferase, protein MDRNFKINIRPVRIEDELFINEMRTMDGVRENILALFTERVTSTRSFLENLSQNEHSLVAEIDEGQNKKVVGMIGLHVNGSPRMRHSAGIGIMVHTNYQGKGIGKALFEKVIGLADNWLMLNRLELSVFTDNEKAINLYKKFGFEIEGCKKCAIIRNGKYEDEYIMARLRF, encoded by the coding sequence ATGGACAGAAACTTTAAAATAAATATCCGCCCTGTAAGAATTGAGGACGAGCTATTTATAAACGAGATGAGGACAATGGATGGCGTCAGGGAAAATATATTGGCCTTATTTACCGAGAGGGTAACAAGCACACGCAGTTTTTTAGAAAATCTTTCACAAAATGAGCATTCCCTTGTGGCGGAAATAGATGAAGGCCAAAATAAAAAAGTAGTCGGTATGATAGGCCTCCATGTAAACGGTTCTCCCAGGATGAGGCATTCCGCCGGTATAGGCATAATGGTTCATACAAATTATCAGGGAAAGGGCATAGGCAAAGCCCTTTTTGAAAAAGTAATAGGCCTTGCGGATAACTGGTTAATGCTGAACCGCCTTGAGCTCAGTGTTTTTACTGACAATGAGAAGGCCATAAATCTTTATAAAAAGTTTGGTTTTGAAATTGAAGGTTGTAAAAAATGCGCCATAATAAGAAATGGAAAGTATGAAGATGAATATATTATGGCCCGGCTGAGGTTTTAA
- a CDS encoding DJ-1/PfpI family protein, protein MRNVGIFLFDDMELLDFAGPYEVFSVANELKGYALLNVFTITHDGKQVRTINGLKVVPDYNFENHPPIDILVIPGGNGSRALLEKPHVLDWIKKAYECSLLTMSVCSGARLLGKIGLLDDIQSTTHHEVFEDLRSIAPKAIIIENARFIDNGRIMTSGGISAGIDLSLHVVEKLFGREISNKTKVYMEYGEWK, encoded by the coding sequence ATGCGTAACGTCGGTATATTTCTCTTTGATGATATGGAGCTTTTGGATTTTGCCGGACCTTATGAAGTTTTTTCTGTAGCAAATGAATTAAAGGGTTATGCACTTTTAAACGTATTTACCATAACCCATGACGGGAAACAGGTTAGAACCATAAACGGATTAAAGGTTGTACCTGATTATAATTTCGAAAATCACCCTCCTATTGATATACTTGTGATTCCGGGAGGAAACGGAAGCAGGGCTTTATTGGAAAAGCCCCATGTCCTTGACTGGATAAAGAAAGCCTATGAATGCTCTCTATTAACAATGTCTGTTTGCTCAGGAGCCAGGCTATTAGGAAAGATAGGGCTTTTGGATGATATACAATCAACAACCCATCATGAGGTCTTTGAGGATTTAAGGAGTATTGCTCCAAAAGCTATAATCATAGAAAATGCAAGATTTATTGATAATGGCAGGATTATGACTTCCGGGGGCATATCCGCCGGTATAGATTTATCACTTCATGTAGTTGAAAAACTTTTCGGACGTGAGATTTCCAATAAGACCAAAGTATATATGGAATACGGTGAATGGAAATAA